Proteins from a genomic interval of Toxotes jaculatrix isolate fToxJac2 chromosome 5, fToxJac2.pri, whole genome shotgun sequence:
- the LOC121182550 gene encoding genetic suppressor element 1-like isoform X1 — protein sequence MPLGALAAVKRITSLLCMNHESNKSSSLGMISTATRTTATVSPLSPLTNGNAVAQSANSGFAAALRKLAKQAEDPRGSALSGESSPVSSPATSHSSPVTTPKRGSLGPLLGQTRGHGVPSTPPVVTIAPTKTSNGLWRADGRQVEPGVQGLSRERVAAENTQPQQDKRTPPIPSSHPLAHSFGLTPSSIMQDPRIQSLSLPGQMHPVVPSGAVPEEYLRALRPFATSDDLRLTSLPLSLDPAAAAHAAAAAAYYHPAYLHHPLSLPRMEESLCLSALRSQFYSVPAGGAFPPLHPSALHLHLPGGRYPGELNHTALAERLQMENELRQREREQEREREKEREREAGLEREREREREREREREEERERERERELDRQKERQRERQQQMVRAVESHYLAELQARRAPPEDRARPGERLTPNRLDKPKDSEHPGFPAPKPLALQAGLQSSRGSVPHPVPSLVPSHLGKHHAAAAGAAGGIHGALAAAMMTQRANEEAWLTRQRGQGQEREAQLELGLRSPGKGVDPRRDIHRTNSVHHNPGSKDVPPCLGAPPPLISPKGPHHPPAPPTTLWNPASLVDTPADSRRKLNPPTPPSRPPPGLTRADRPPLSWGDKLEEGGKRRAEGTERYPSLRGASLLESWNRAEQDRTIQNLYHRHHISNLHQRSCVPLSVPSTDLGGRCQEASPSPVRERQSQAPDNMLVYDEVLQQHRRLLSKLDLEERRRREAREGGYYYDLDESYDESDEEEVKAHLRRVTEQPPLKLDTSSEKVDFLRVCGLTTLAHRDELLAQKRRKRRRMMRERSLSPPAVQGKRKASSPSTPTTPLSTPYSAEQMDNTPELPEKKDFLLMFNLSHVSPQQRRDKERTEELLRAIQRKTVTLDTLRYNPLPPCSSPPAPSTGDSSSAPLPCQSNGHLYPDSPSPSPPYLNKPKHLHNDTVKPSMDSQSVRIPPPLAPHHEKFEFAEAQPNRKLQGLQNGAVASTQKKELVQNGRNRPWERFTPEAFAQHFHQAVLQSTHITLQNKGVSNCVPEAGVKAEHPLPHNISQPKPSNSNHAPQHAHINGHHLHSPVGGRNMAAPREYLSDEDEEESGQEEEDEEDEEVEEAPRKWQGIEAIFEAYQEYVDEWSIERQVLHSQCKRLEAQNYNLTRTAEQLSLTMGELVSQRQKVREERERLQAQLEHFRRCLTLPNIHWGRGQVNGHTPR from the exons ATGCCGCTGGGCGCATTAGCAGCAGTCAAGCGGATCACGtcgcttttgt GTATGAACCATGAGTCcaataaatcatcatcattaggAATGATCTCCACGGCAACTCGCACCACGGCTACTGTCAGTCCCCTTAGCCCACTAACCAATGGGAACGCAGTTGCCCAATCTGCAAACTCCGGATTCGCTGCTGCTCTGCGTAAACTGGCCAAACAGGCTGAGGATCCCAGAG GTTCTGCCCTCAGCGGTGAGTCGTCTCCAGTCTCTTCCCCGGCCACCAGCCACAGCTCGCCAGTCACCACTCCGAAGCGGGGCTCATTAGGGCCCCTCCTGGGCCAGACCAGGGGCCACGGTGTCCCCAGCACACCCCCGGTAGTCACCATTGCCCCGACCAAGACCAGCAACGGCCTGTGGAGGGCCGACGGACGACAG GTTGAGCCGGGTGTTCAGGGACTCAGTCGGGAGAGGGTGGCTGCTGAGAACACCCAACCACAGCAGGATAAGAGGACTCCACCTATCCCTTCATCTCACCCACTGGCTCACTCCTTTGGTCTCACCCCCAGCTCCATCATGCAAGACCCCAGAATACAGAGCCTTAG TTTGCCTGGGCAGATGCACCCTGTGGTTCCCTCAGGTGCCGTCCCAGAGGAATACCTGAGAGCACTCCGGCCCTTTGCCACCTCAGATGACCTCCGATTGACCTCTTTGCCCCTGAGTCTTGACCCTGCTGCTGCCGCccatgctgcagctgctgctgcttactATCATCCTGCCTACCTGCACCACCCTCTGTCCTTACCAAG GATGGAGgagtctctgtgtctctctgcgcTGCGGTCGCAGTTCTACTCTGTGCCTGCAGGGGGCgccttccctcctctccacccCTCTGCCCTCCACTTGCACCTGCCTGGAGGCCGCTACCCTGGAGAACTAAATCACACAGCGCTGGCCGAGag GCTACAGATGGAGAATGAGCTCCgccagcgagagagagagcaagagcgtgaacgagagaaagaaagggagcgCGAGGCTGGGCTGGAACGAGAgcgggagagggagagggagagagagagggagagggaggaggagagggagagagaacgggagagagagctggacagacagaaggagaggcagagggagagacagcagcagatggTCAGAGCAGTGGAGAGCCACTACCTGGCTGAGCTGCAGGCTCGGAGGGCACCACCGGAGGACAGGGCCAGGCCAGGGGAGAGGCTGACCCCAAACAGACTGG ATAAACCCAAGGATTCTGAGCATCCGGGTTTCCCAGCACCTAAACCTCTGGCCCTGCAGGCTGGCCTTCAGTCCTCCAGGGGCTCTGTCCCGCACCCAGTGCCCAGTCTGGTGCCTTCTCACCTGGGGAAGCatcacgctgctgctgctggtgctgctggggGGATCCATGGAGCTCTGGCAGCTGCCATGATGACTCAGAGGGCCAACGAGGAGGCCTGGTTAACACGGCAACGAGGGCAAGGGCAAGAGAGGGAGGCTCAGCTGGAGCTGGGCCTCAGGTCACCAGGGAAAGGGGTGGATCCAAGAAGAGACATCCACAG AACCAATTCAGTCCATCACAACCCAGGCAGCAAAGATGTGCCCCCTTGCCTTGGTGCTCcgcctcctctcatctctcctaaaggtcctcatcatcctcctgcCCCTCCGACTACACTTTGGAACCCAGCTTCCCTTGTTGACACACCTGCAGACTCCCGCAGAAAACTCAACCCTCCTACACCGCCAAGCCGACCACCTCCGGGACTGACAAGAGCCGACAGACCCCCGCTAAGCTGGGGGGACAAGCTGGAAGAAGGAGGCAAGAGGAGGGCAGAAGGCACAGAGAGGTACCCCTCACTGAGGGGAGCTAGTTTACTGGAGTCCTGGAACAGGGCTGAGCAGGACAGGACCATCCAGAATCTCTACCACCGGCATCACATCAGTAACCTCCACCAGAGATCCTGCGTGCCTCTGTCGGTCCCCAGCACTGACCTTGGGGGGCGGTGCCAGGAAGCCTCCCCATCTCCGGTGAGGGAGCGACAGAGTCAGGCGCCTGACAATATGCTGGTGTACGATGAGGTTCTGCAGCAGCACCGCCGGCTGCTCAGCAAGCTCgacctggaggagaggaggaggagggaggccaGAGAGGGAG GTTAttactatgacctggatgagtCGTATGATGAGAGCGACGAGGAGGAGGTGAAAGCCCATTTGAGGAGAGTGACAGAACAGCCCCCACTCAAACTGGACACATCCTCCGAG AAAGTGGattttctgcgtgtgtgtggtctgaCCACACTGGCCCATCGCGATGAGCTTTTGGcgcagaagaggaggaagaggaggaggatgatgagagAGCGCAGCCTCTCTCCGCCAGCCGTGCAGGGCAAGAGAAAAGCCTCTTCACCTTCAACACCTACAACTCCCTTAAGTACCCCGTATTCTGCCGAGCAGATGGACAACACCCCAGAACTGCCAGAGAAAAAAGACTTCCTCCTCATGTTCAACCTCTCCCATGTCAGCCCACAGCAGAGAAGAG ataaggagaggacagaagagctgCTGAGGGCCATTCAGAGGAAGACTGTGACGTTAGACACTCTCAGATATAATCCTCTACCTCCGTGTAGTAGTCCTCCTGCTCCCTCAactg gTGACTCTTCCTCAGCCCCTCTGCCGTGTCAATCAAACGGACATCTGTACCCAGACTCTCCCAGCCCCTCCCCTCCTTACTTAAATAAACCTAAGCACCTCCACAACGACACAGTCAAACCCTCCATGGATTCCCAGAGCGTTCGCATCCCTCCACCCTTAGCCCCCCATCATGAAAAGTTTGAGTTCGCCGAGGCTCAGCCAAACAGGAAGCTCCAAGGCCTCCAGAACGGCGCTGTGGCTTCTACTCAGAAAAAGGAGCTGGTGCAGAATGGAAGGAACCGGCCCTGGGAGAGATTCACACCTGAGGCCTTTGCTCAGCACTTCCACCAGGCTGTGCTGCAGTCAACTCACATCACACTGCAGAACAAAG GAGTCTCAAATTGTGTCCCCGAGGCAGGCGTGAAGGCTGAGCACCCCTTGCCTCACAACATCTCTCAACCGAAACCTTCAAATTCTAACCATGCTCCTCAGCACGCGCACATCAACGGCCATCACCTCCATTCTCCTGTGGGCGGTCGGAACATGGCAGCACCACGGGAGTACCTGTCTgatgaggacgaggaggaatctgggcaggaggaggaggatgaagaggatgaggaggtggaaGAAGCTCCAAGGAAGTGGCAGGGTATTGAGGCTATTTTTGAGGCCTACCAGGAGTATGTGGATG AATGGAGCATAGAGCGGCAGGTTcttcacagtcagtgtaaaAGACTTGAAGCACAGAACTATAATCTGACCagaacagcagagcagctctCTCTCACTATGGGG GAGCTGGTGAGTCAGCGgcagaaagtgagagaggagagagagaggctgcaggCCCAGCTCGAGCACTTCAGGAGATGTTTGACACTACCTAACATTCACTGGGGCAGGGGGCAAGTCAACGGACACACACCGAGGTGA
- the LOC121182550 gene encoding genetic suppressor element 1-like isoform X2, with the protein MFGLKTPHFYLPGMNHESNKSSSLGMISTATRTTATVSPLSPLTNGNAVAQSANSGFAAALRKLAKQAEDPRGSALSGESSPVSSPATSHSSPVTTPKRGSLGPLLGQTRGHGVPSTPPVVTIAPTKTSNGLWRADGRQVEPGVQGLSRERVAAENTQPQQDKRTPPIPSSHPLAHSFGLTPSSIMQDPRIQSLSLPGQMHPVVPSGAVPEEYLRALRPFATSDDLRLTSLPLSLDPAAAAHAAAAAAYYHPAYLHHPLSLPRMEESLCLSALRSQFYSVPAGGAFPPLHPSALHLHLPGGRYPGELNHTALAERLQMENELRQREREQEREREKEREREAGLEREREREREREREREEERERERERELDRQKERQRERQQQMVRAVESHYLAELQARRAPPEDRARPGERLTPNRLDKPKDSEHPGFPAPKPLALQAGLQSSRGSVPHPVPSLVPSHLGKHHAAAAGAAGGIHGALAAAMMTQRANEEAWLTRQRGQGQEREAQLELGLRSPGKGVDPRRDIHRTNSVHHNPGSKDVPPCLGAPPPLISPKGPHHPPAPPTTLWNPASLVDTPADSRRKLNPPTPPSRPPPGLTRADRPPLSWGDKLEEGGKRRAEGTERYPSLRGASLLESWNRAEQDRTIQNLYHRHHISNLHQRSCVPLSVPSTDLGGRCQEASPSPVRERQSQAPDNMLVYDEVLQQHRRLLSKLDLEERRRREAREGGYYYDLDESYDESDEEEVKAHLRRVTEQPPLKLDTSSEKVDFLRVCGLTTLAHRDELLAQKRRKRRRMMRERSLSPPAVQGKRKASSPSTPTTPLSTPYSAEQMDNTPELPEKKDFLLMFNLSHVSPQQRRDKERTEELLRAIQRKTVTLDTLRYNPLPPCSSPPAPSTGDSSSAPLPCQSNGHLYPDSPSPSPPYLNKPKHLHNDTVKPSMDSQSVRIPPPLAPHHEKFEFAEAQPNRKLQGLQNGAVASTQKKELVQNGRNRPWERFTPEAFAQHFHQAVLQSTHITLQNKGVSNCVPEAGVKAEHPLPHNISQPKPSNSNHAPQHAHINGHHLHSPVGGRNMAAPREYLSDEDEEESGQEEEDEEDEEVEEAPRKWQGIEAIFEAYQEYVDEWSIERQVLHSQCKRLEAQNYNLTRTAEQLSLTMGELVSQRQKVREERERLQAQLEHFRRCLTLPNIHWGRGQVNGHTPR; encoded by the exons GTATGAACCATGAGTCcaataaatcatcatcattaggAATGATCTCCACGGCAACTCGCACCACGGCTACTGTCAGTCCCCTTAGCCCACTAACCAATGGGAACGCAGTTGCCCAATCTGCAAACTCCGGATTCGCTGCTGCTCTGCGTAAACTGGCCAAACAGGCTGAGGATCCCAGAG GTTCTGCCCTCAGCGGTGAGTCGTCTCCAGTCTCTTCCCCGGCCACCAGCCACAGCTCGCCAGTCACCACTCCGAAGCGGGGCTCATTAGGGCCCCTCCTGGGCCAGACCAGGGGCCACGGTGTCCCCAGCACACCCCCGGTAGTCACCATTGCCCCGACCAAGACCAGCAACGGCCTGTGGAGGGCCGACGGACGACAG GTTGAGCCGGGTGTTCAGGGACTCAGTCGGGAGAGGGTGGCTGCTGAGAACACCCAACCACAGCAGGATAAGAGGACTCCACCTATCCCTTCATCTCACCCACTGGCTCACTCCTTTGGTCTCACCCCCAGCTCCATCATGCAAGACCCCAGAATACAGAGCCTTAG TTTGCCTGGGCAGATGCACCCTGTGGTTCCCTCAGGTGCCGTCCCAGAGGAATACCTGAGAGCACTCCGGCCCTTTGCCACCTCAGATGACCTCCGATTGACCTCTTTGCCCCTGAGTCTTGACCCTGCTGCTGCCGCccatgctgcagctgctgctgcttactATCATCCTGCCTACCTGCACCACCCTCTGTCCTTACCAAG GATGGAGgagtctctgtgtctctctgcgcTGCGGTCGCAGTTCTACTCTGTGCCTGCAGGGGGCgccttccctcctctccacccCTCTGCCCTCCACTTGCACCTGCCTGGAGGCCGCTACCCTGGAGAACTAAATCACACAGCGCTGGCCGAGag GCTACAGATGGAGAATGAGCTCCgccagcgagagagagagcaagagcgtgaacgagagaaagaaagggagcgCGAGGCTGGGCTGGAACGAGAgcgggagagggagagggagagagagagggagagggaggaggagagggagagagaacgggagagagagctggacagacagaaggagaggcagagggagagacagcagcagatggTCAGAGCAGTGGAGAGCCACTACCTGGCTGAGCTGCAGGCTCGGAGGGCACCACCGGAGGACAGGGCCAGGCCAGGGGAGAGGCTGACCCCAAACAGACTGG ATAAACCCAAGGATTCTGAGCATCCGGGTTTCCCAGCACCTAAACCTCTGGCCCTGCAGGCTGGCCTTCAGTCCTCCAGGGGCTCTGTCCCGCACCCAGTGCCCAGTCTGGTGCCTTCTCACCTGGGGAAGCatcacgctgctgctgctggtgctgctggggGGATCCATGGAGCTCTGGCAGCTGCCATGATGACTCAGAGGGCCAACGAGGAGGCCTGGTTAACACGGCAACGAGGGCAAGGGCAAGAGAGGGAGGCTCAGCTGGAGCTGGGCCTCAGGTCACCAGGGAAAGGGGTGGATCCAAGAAGAGACATCCACAG AACCAATTCAGTCCATCACAACCCAGGCAGCAAAGATGTGCCCCCTTGCCTTGGTGCTCcgcctcctctcatctctcctaaaggtcctcatcatcctcctgcCCCTCCGACTACACTTTGGAACCCAGCTTCCCTTGTTGACACACCTGCAGACTCCCGCAGAAAACTCAACCCTCCTACACCGCCAAGCCGACCACCTCCGGGACTGACAAGAGCCGACAGACCCCCGCTAAGCTGGGGGGACAAGCTGGAAGAAGGAGGCAAGAGGAGGGCAGAAGGCACAGAGAGGTACCCCTCACTGAGGGGAGCTAGTTTACTGGAGTCCTGGAACAGGGCTGAGCAGGACAGGACCATCCAGAATCTCTACCACCGGCATCACATCAGTAACCTCCACCAGAGATCCTGCGTGCCTCTGTCGGTCCCCAGCACTGACCTTGGGGGGCGGTGCCAGGAAGCCTCCCCATCTCCGGTGAGGGAGCGACAGAGTCAGGCGCCTGACAATATGCTGGTGTACGATGAGGTTCTGCAGCAGCACCGCCGGCTGCTCAGCAAGCTCgacctggaggagaggaggaggagggaggccaGAGAGGGAG GTTAttactatgacctggatgagtCGTATGATGAGAGCGACGAGGAGGAGGTGAAAGCCCATTTGAGGAGAGTGACAGAACAGCCCCCACTCAAACTGGACACATCCTCCGAG AAAGTGGattttctgcgtgtgtgtggtctgaCCACACTGGCCCATCGCGATGAGCTTTTGGcgcagaagaggaggaagaggaggaggatgatgagagAGCGCAGCCTCTCTCCGCCAGCCGTGCAGGGCAAGAGAAAAGCCTCTTCACCTTCAACACCTACAACTCCCTTAAGTACCCCGTATTCTGCCGAGCAGATGGACAACACCCCAGAACTGCCAGAGAAAAAAGACTTCCTCCTCATGTTCAACCTCTCCCATGTCAGCCCACAGCAGAGAAGAG ataaggagaggacagaagagctgCTGAGGGCCATTCAGAGGAAGACTGTGACGTTAGACACTCTCAGATATAATCCTCTACCTCCGTGTAGTAGTCCTCCTGCTCCCTCAactg gTGACTCTTCCTCAGCCCCTCTGCCGTGTCAATCAAACGGACATCTGTACCCAGACTCTCCCAGCCCCTCCCCTCCTTACTTAAATAAACCTAAGCACCTCCACAACGACACAGTCAAACCCTCCATGGATTCCCAGAGCGTTCGCATCCCTCCACCCTTAGCCCCCCATCATGAAAAGTTTGAGTTCGCCGAGGCTCAGCCAAACAGGAAGCTCCAAGGCCTCCAGAACGGCGCTGTGGCTTCTACTCAGAAAAAGGAGCTGGTGCAGAATGGAAGGAACCGGCCCTGGGAGAGATTCACACCTGAGGCCTTTGCTCAGCACTTCCACCAGGCTGTGCTGCAGTCAACTCACATCACACTGCAGAACAAAG GAGTCTCAAATTGTGTCCCCGAGGCAGGCGTGAAGGCTGAGCACCCCTTGCCTCACAACATCTCTCAACCGAAACCTTCAAATTCTAACCATGCTCCTCAGCACGCGCACATCAACGGCCATCACCTCCATTCTCCTGTGGGCGGTCGGAACATGGCAGCACCACGGGAGTACCTGTCTgatgaggacgaggaggaatctgggcaggaggaggaggatgaagaggatgaggaggtggaaGAAGCTCCAAGGAAGTGGCAGGGTATTGAGGCTATTTTTGAGGCCTACCAGGAGTATGTGGATG AATGGAGCATAGAGCGGCAGGTTcttcacagtcagtgtaaaAGACTTGAAGCACAGAACTATAATCTGACCagaacagcagagcagctctCTCTCACTATGGGG GAGCTGGTGAGTCAGCGgcagaaagtgagagaggagagagagaggctgcaggCCCAGCTCGAGCACTTCAGGAGATGTTTGACACTACCTAACATTCACTGGGGCAGGGGGCAAGTCAACGGACACACACCGAGGTGA
- the LOC121182550 gene encoding genetic suppressor element 1-like isoform X3 — protein sequence MNHESNKSSSLGMISTATRTTATVSPLSPLTNGNAVAQSANSGFAAALRKLAKQAEDPRGSALSGESSPVSSPATSHSSPVTTPKRGSLGPLLGQTRGHGVPSTPPVVTIAPTKTSNGLWRADGRQVEPGVQGLSRERVAAENTQPQQDKRTPPIPSSHPLAHSFGLTPSSIMQDPRIQSLSLPGQMHPVVPSGAVPEEYLRALRPFATSDDLRLTSLPLSLDPAAAAHAAAAAAYYHPAYLHHPLSLPRMEESLCLSALRSQFYSVPAGGAFPPLHPSALHLHLPGGRYPGELNHTALAERLQMENELRQREREQEREREKEREREAGLEREREREREREREREEERERERERELDRQKERQRERQQQMVRAVESHYLAELQARRAPPEDRARPGERLTPNRLDKPKDSEHPGFPAPKPLALQAGLQSSRGSVPHPVPSLVPSHLGKHHAAAAGAAGGIHGALAAAMMTQRANEEAWLTRQRGQGQEREAQLELGLRSPGKGVDPRRDIHRTNSVHHNPGSKDVPPCLGAPPPLISPKGPHHPPAPPTTLWNPASLVDTPADSRRKLNPPTPPSRPPPGLTRADRPPLSWGDKLEEGGKRRAEGTERYPSLRGASLLESWNRAEQDRTIQNLYHRHHISNLHQRSCVPLSVPSTDLGGRCQEASPSPVRERQSQAPDNMLVYDEVLQQHRRLLSKLDLEERRRREAREGGYYYDLDESYDESDEEEVKAHLRRVTEQPPLKLDTSSEKVDFLRVCGLTTLAHRDELLAQKRRKRRRMMRERSLSPPAVQGKRKASSPSTPTTPLSTPYSAEQMDNTPELPEKKDFLLMFNLSHVSPQQRRDKERTEELLRAIQRKTVTLDTLRYNPLPPCSSPPAPSTGDSSSAPLPCQSNGHLYPDSPSPSPPYLNKPKHLHNDTVKPSMDSQSVRIPPPLAPHHEKFEFAEAQPNRKLQGLQNGAVASTQKKELVQNGRNRPWERFTPEAFAQHFHQAVLQSTHITLQNKGVSNCVPEAGVKAEHPLPHNISQPKPSNSNHAPQHAHINGHHLHSPVGGRNMAAPREYLSDEDEEESGQEEEDEEDEEVEEAPRKWQGIEAIFEAYQEYVDEWSIERQVLHSQCKRLEAQNYNLTRTAEQLSLTMGELVSQRQKVREERERLQAQLEHFRRCLTLPNIHWGRGQVNGHTPR from the exons ATGAACCATGAGTCcaataaatcatcatcattaggAATGATCTCCACGGCAACTCGCACCACGGCTACTGTCAGTCCCCTTAGCCCACTAACCAATGGGAACGCAGTTGCCCAATCTGCAAACTCCGGATTCGCTGCTGCTCTGCGTAAACTGGCCAAACAGGCTGAGGATCCCAGAG GTTCTGCCCTCAGCGGTGAGTCGTCTCCAGTCTCTTCCCCGGCCACCAGCCACAGCTCGCCAGTCACCACTCCGAAGCGGGGCTCATTAGGGCCCCTCCTGGGCCAGACCAGGGGCCACGGTGTCCCCAGCACACCCCCGGTAGTCACCATTGCCCCGACCAAGACCAGCAACGGCCTGTGGAGGGCCGACGGACGACAG GTTGAGCCGGGTGTTCAGGGACTCAGTCGGGAGAGGGTGGCTGCTGAGAACACCCAACCACAGCAGGATAAGAGGACTCCACCTATCCCTTCATCTCACCCACTGGCTCACTCCTTTGGTCTCACCCCCAGCTCCATCATGCAAGACCCCAGAATACAGAGCCTTAG TTTGCCTGGGCAGATGCACCCTGTGGTTCCCTCAGGTGCCGTCCCAGAGGAATACCTGAGAGCACTCCGGCCCTTTGCCACCTCAGATGACCTCCGATTGACCTCTTTGCCCCTGAGTCTTGACCCTGCTGCTGCCGCccatgctgcagctgctgctgcttactATCATCCTGCCTACCTGCACCACCCTCTGTCCTTACCAAG GATGGAGgagtctctgtgtctctctgcgcTGCGGTCGCAGTTCTACTCTGTGCCTGCAGGGGGCgccttccctcctctccacccCTCTGCCCTCCACTTGCACCTGCCTGGAGGCCGCTACCCTGGAGAACTAAATCACACAGCGCTGGCCGAGag GCTACAGATGGAGAATGAGCTCCgccagcgagagagagagcaagagcgtgaacgagagaaagaaagggagcgCGAGGCTGGGCTGGAACGAGAgcgggagagggagagggagagagagagggagagggaggaggagagggagagagaacgggagagagagctggacagacagaaggagaggcagagggagagacagcagcagatggTCAGAGCAGTGGAGAGCCACTACCTGGCTGAGCTGCAGGCTCGGAGGGCACCACCGGAGGACAGGGCCAGGCCAGGGGAGAGGCTGACCCCAAACAGACTGG ATAAACCCAAGGATTCTGAGCATCCGGGTTTCCCAGCACCTAAACCTCTGGCCCTGCAGGCTGGCCTTCAGTCCTCCAGGGGCTCTGTCCCGCACCCAGTGCCCAGTCTGGTGCCTTCTCACCTGGGGAAGCatcacgctgctgctgctggtgctgctggggGGATCCATGGAGCTCTGGCAGCTGCCATGATGACTCAGAGGGCCAACGAGGAGGCCTGGTTAACACGGCAACGAGGGCAAGGGCAAGAGAGGGAGGCTCAGCTGGAGCTGGGCCTCAGGTCACCAGGGAAAGGGGTGGATCCAAGAAGAGACATCCACAG AACCAATTCAGTCCATCACAACCCAGGCAGCAAAGATGTGCCCCCTTGCCTTGGTGCTCcgcctcctctcatctctcctaaaggtcctcatcatcctcctgcCCCTCCGACTACACTTTGGAACCCAGCTTCCCTTGTTGACACACCTGCAGACTCCCGCAGAAAACTCAACCCTCCTACACCGCCAAGCCGACCACCTCCGGGACTGACAAGAGCCGACAGACCCCCGCTAAGCTGGGGGGACAAGCTGGAAGAAGGAGGCAAGAGGAGGGCAGAAGGCACAGAGAGGTACCCCTCACTGAGGGGAGCTAGTTTACTGGAGTCCTGGAACAGGGCTGAGCAGGACAGGACCATCCAGAATCTCTACCACCGGCATCACATCAGTAACCTCCACCAGAGATCCTGCGTGCCTCTGTCGGTCCCCAGCACTGACCTTGGGGGGCGGTGCCAGGAAGCCTCCCCATCTCCGGTGAGGGAGCGACAGAGTCAGGCGCCTGACAATATGCTGGTGTACGATGAGGTTCTGCAGCAGCACCGCCGGCTGCTCAGCAAGCTCgacctggaggagaggaggaggagggaggccaGAGAGGGAG GTTAttactatgacctggatgagtCGTATGATGAGAGCGACGAGGAGGAGGTGAAAGCCCATTTGAGGAGAGTGACAGAACAGCCCCCACTCAAACTGGACACATCCTCCGAG AAAGTGGattttctgcgtgtgtgtggtctgaCCACACTGGCCCATCGCGATGAGCTTTTGGcgcagaagaggaggaagaggaggaggatgatgagagAGCGCAGCCTCTCTCCGCCAGCCGTGCAGGGCAAGAGAAAAGCCTCTTCACCTTCAACACCTACAACTCCCTTAAGTACCCCGTATTCTGCCGAGCAGATGGACAACACCCCAGAACTGCCAGAGAAAAAAGACTTCCTCCTCATGTTCAACCTCTCCCATGTCAGCCCACAGCAGAGAAGAG ataaggagaggacagaagagctgCTGAGGGCCATTCAGAGGAAGACTGTGACGTTAGACACTCTCAGATATAATCCTCTACCTCCGTGTAGTAGTCCTCCTGCTCCCTCAactg gTGACTCTTCCTCAGCCCCTCTGCCGTGTCAATCAAACGGACATCTGTACCCAGACTCTCCCAGCCCCTCCCCTCCTTACTTAAATAAACCTAAGCACCTCCACAACGACACAGTCAAACCCTCCATGGATTCCCAGAGCGTTCGCATCCCTCCACCCTTAGCCCCCCATCATGAAAAGTTTGAGTTCGCCGAGGCTCAGCCAAACAGGAAGCTCCAAGGCCTCCAGAACGGCGCTGTGGCTTCTACTCAGAAAAAGGAGCTGGTGCAGAATGGAAGGAACCGGCCCTGGGAGAGATTCACACCTGAGGCCTTTGCTCAGCACTTCCACCAGGCTGTGCTGCAGTCAACTCACATCACACTGCAGAACAAAG GAGTCTCAAATTGTGTCCCCGAGGCAGGCGTGAAGGCTGAGCACCCCTTGCCTCACAACATCTCTCAACCGAAACCTTCAAATTCTAACCATGCTCCTCAGCACGCGCACATCAACGGCCATCACCTCCATTCTCCTGTGGGCGGTCGGAACATGGCAGCACCACGGGAGTACCTGTCTgatgaggacgaggaggaatctgggcaggaggaggaggatgaagaggatgaggaggtggaaGAAGCTCCAAGGAAGTGGCAGGGTATTGAGGCTATTTTTGAGGCCTACCAGGAGTATGTGGATG AATGGAGCATAGAGCGGCAGGTTcttcacagtcagtgtaaaAGACTTGAAGCACAGAACTATAATCTGACCagaacagcagagcagctctCTCTCACTATGGGG GAGCTGGTGAGTCAGCGgcagaaagtgagagaggagagagagaggctgcaggCCCAGCTCGAGCACTTCAGGAGATGTTTGACACTACCTAACATTCACTGGGGCAGGGGGCAAGTCAACGGACACACACCGAGGTGA
- the LOC121182135 gene encoding dynein light chain roadblock-type 2, with the protein MAEVEETLKRIEAHKGVIGTIVVNAEGIPIRTTLDNSTTVQYAGLFRHLTMKARSTVRDIDPQNDLTFLRIRSKKHEIMVAPENDFLLIVIQNPCE; encoded by the exons ATG GCTGAAGTTGAGGAAACACTGAAGAGGATCGAAGCTCATAAAGGTGTGATTGGAACAATAGTTGTCAATGCagaag GTATTCCCATCAGGACAACTTTAGATAACTCCACAACAGTTCAGTATGCAGGACTTTTTCGTCACCTCACGATGAAGGCCAGGAGCACGGTGAGGGATATTGACCCCCAGAATGACCTCACCTTCCTCCGCATCCGCTCCAAGAAACATGAGATCATGGTTGCACCAG AGAATGACTTTCTGCTGATAGTCATCCAGAACCCATGTGAATAG